A window from Vigna angularis cultivar LongXiaoDou No.4 chromosome 7, ASM1680809v1, whole genome shotgun sequence encodes these proteins:
- the LOC108322862 gene encoding uncharacterized protein LOC108322862, whose product MESPQSVVSPFKNSVLGEAEKYKSDIYKQSSGPFSKDIEVNGKEAVRSNSEEFIGAVDVYIHQARDIHNICIYHKQDVYAKISLTSNPENTVSTKTINGGGRNPVFNENLRLSVRTVDSAVKCEIWMLSRVKNYLEDQLLGFALVPLSEVLMKDGKLEKEFSLSSTDLFHSPAGFVQLSLAYTGTSPDVIAISAMPTELAANGTDKDSETCESLVRDLDKIEFPDPKIVNEDHLMVSEYLSIPCEDSQCSASLTTNDTENLSSEAGVQLVESFSACSVESAQPPKVDSPPTSVSTDGVSSPSVAASSGSSDAAAAVAAASKSPNQEQVSANKEKNGEDNNGETDSSNGVVKESFPKPVVTVNIEPESNVVQQDIVDMYMKSMQQFTESLAKMKLPMDFESGPTSSGNSSSEQKIQTPKSSNSRVFYGSRAFF is encoded by the coding sequence ATGGAATCCCCACAGTCTGTTGTGTCACCATTCAAGAACTCTGTCTTGGGTGAGGCTGAGAAGTACAAGTCTGATATTTACAAGCAAAGCTCGGGTCCTTTCTCTAAGGACATTGAAGTCAATGGAAAGGAAGCTGTCAGGTCCAACTCAGAGGAGTTCATTGGTGCTGTTGATGTTTACATTCATCAGGCCAGGGACATTCATAACATCTGCATATACCACAAGCAAGATGTTTATGCTAAAATTAGCCTGACTAGTAATCCCGAGAATACCGTCTCTACCAAGACCATCAATGGAGGAGGAAGGAACCCTGTCTTTAATGAGAATCTTCGTCTAAGCGTCAGGACAGTTGATTCTGCTGTAAAATGTGAAATCTGGATGCTGAGCAGGGTGAAGAATTATCTTGAAGATCAATTGCTTGGCTTTGCTTTGGTGCCTTTGTCAGAAGTGCTGATGAAGGACGGCAAACTAGAGAAAGAGTTCTCTCTTTCCTCAACTGATCTATTCCATTCACCGGCCGGTTTTGTGCAGTTGTCTCTTGCATACACTGGCACTTCGCCTGATGTTATTGCAATTTCTGCAATGCCTACTGAGTTGGCTGCAAATGGCACTGACAAGGACTCTGAAACTTGCGAATCACTGGTCAGAGATTTAGACAAGATTGAATTCCCGGATCCAAAAATTGTAAATGAAGACCACTTGATGGTTTCAGAATACTTAAGTATTCCATGTGAGGACAGTCAGTGTTCTGCCAGCTTGACCACCAATGATACTGAAAATCTGAGTTCTGAAGCAGGTGTTCAGCTTGTGGAGAGCTTCTCAGCATGCAGTGTTGAGTCTGCACAACCTCCTAAGGTTGATTCACCACCTACAAGTGTGTCAACAGATGGAGTTTCATCTCCTTCAGTGGCTGCAAGCTCAGGCTCATCTGatgctgctgctgctgttgcTGCTGCTTCCAAGTCTCCAAATCAGGAACAAGTTTCGGCCAACAAAGAGAAAAATGGGGAGGACAACAATGGTGAGACTGATTCCTCAAATGGGGTGGTGAAGGAGTCATTCCCTAAGCCTGTTGTGACCGTTAACATCGAGCCTGAGTCAAATGTGGTGCAGCAGGACATAGTCGACATGTACATGAAAAGCATGCAGCAGTTCACAGAGTCGTTGGCGAAAATGAAGCTTCCTATGGACTTTGAAAGTGGACCAACTAGTTCAGGAAACTCAAGCTCCGAACAGAAGATACAGACACCAAAGAGCTCTAACTCCCGTGTGTTTTACGGCAGCAGGGCTTTCTTCTGA